A genomic stretch from Kwoniella europaea PYCC6329 chromosome 2, complete sequence includes:
- a CDS encoding high osmolarity signaling protein SHO1 — MFDHGFDPGYVFRHPVFLVTFIIAIPAWIIAFASQAAAEAKYSSADGRTPVVNTLWFNIWIQLAVIIHLL; from the exons ATGTTCGACCATGGGTTTGACCCGGGCTATGTCTTCAGACATCCAGTATTCTTGGTCACTTTCATCATCGCTATACCAGCCTGGATCATTGCCTTTGCGAGTCAAGCAGCAGCCGAGGCTAAATACT CCTCTGCTGATGGAAGGACACCTGTGGTAAACACTCTATGGTTCAATATATGGATTCAACT GGCTGTCATAATACATCTCTTGTAG